Sequence from the Neomonachus schauinslandi chromosome 9, ASM220157v2, whole genome shotgun sequence genome:
CTCTAGAGACTCCAGCCTCTGGTGGAAGACCTGGTTCATCTCGGAGAAGGCTTCCAGATGCTTCTGGATGTCCTGGCTGATTGTGAAGAGCTGCCCATAGTGCTCCACCATGGTCTCCACCAGGACCACCTCTGGCTCCTCTGTTTTCTCCCCTTCATTGTGGCCTAGGGAGACAGTGCCATGACGGAGTGGGTGGGCACAGAGAGCCCAGCCCTCACCTGCCCCTGCAGGGGTGATGCCAACGATGTGGATGGGACTTCTACCGCGGCTCTGCGATTCCAGCCGCAGGCCCACAGTTGAGAGGCGCCAGCCGACCCATGCGGGGCTTAGCCCAGGACAGCAGGTGCCCAGCCCCCTCACCCACCACGGGCCTCTTCAATTAACGTTTGAAAGGTCCCCTAGCAGCCGAGAACCCAGATTCTGGAGCCAGGAGGCCCAGTGAGACAGGAGACGGTCCCCAAGGACCCGGAGCCTTCACCCCTCCTTGGCTTGGTGCTCAAAGCTTTTTGGTGCTGCTCAACCTTCCAGTCACCATCTCCCAGCAACCCCTGCCATGTCCTGGTGCTCCAGCCCACTGGAACTCAACATCCTCAAATTCACCATGCAGGGCTCTGGCTCCAGCCTACGTtggtgctgttccctctgcctgaaataccGTTCCCCTTTGCTGACCTCATTAGAGCCCCATGAGAGGCCACCTCTTccgtgaagccttccctgacatcCAGGACAGTTTGGGGGGCTCTCATCGCTCCACAGCATTTAGTGCAGCGGCTCTGAAGTCCGACCAGAGTCTGAGACCCAGCCCTACCACTTCCTGGCTGGGCAttttgggcaagttccttaacctctctgagcctgggtaACACAATTCTCAGAAGCTCATAGAGAGGggtaaaaaagattttctaaagaGGTTAGCACAAAGTTAGTTAATAGTCGTTAATAAATGGTAACTTAATAAATGGTAAGTTATTCTTATTATTGATGATGTTGAgctaatgatgataaaaattCACGTTTGacccccccttccctttcctaACAAGCTTCTGGCACTGACAACAACGGGCTCCAGTTCTCATCAggataaaacaaacacaaagcccATTTCTGGTGTCTGTGTAAGTTTAGCTGATCATCGCAAAacaagaaaccaaaaccaaagacacacAAAATAATGGCAATCATAGCTAACACGTACTGGGTGTTAGCTGAATGCCGGGCACCGCACCACAGGCTCATGAAGGATGAGTTCATCCGATCTGCATAACCGGTCTTGTCCCCCTTGTACAGATCGTACACCAGCACCTCGAGAACTTGCCTCCGGCCACACTCGGGGCACTGGCAGGGCCCGGGCTCACCGGGCAGGCTCACGTGGCCCCTGTGCCCTGTCTCTCCACTGTGGCATCGGCCTTTGTGGGTcctcattctgcagatgaggTCAAGGCTCACACTGCGCCCTAGTCCCAAGGCTGAGAGGTGGCTGTGGAGACGAAGCGGCATACATACCCTTAGGGATTATCTCAAGGACCTTAATCAGATAGTCTTCAAAAAGCCTGTGCTTCTCGACCTCTCTCTTcagcttcctctgcctgcagagACATTTCAGTGACAGCAAGACGTGGTTTGGAGGACCCCAGGTCGTGAGCTCTTGCAAGGCCACTCTCTGTGGATCTCCGGCTCAGACCTGCCCTGGGTGggtgcaccccccccacccccatcagcgGGCCTCTGACTTAAGCCTCTCCACCCCATTTCCTGCTGAGCAAACTGAGCCACAAACAGTTCAAAGAGCTGCCGTGGTCAGGCGTGAGGAAGGAGCACCAGGGAGAGTGGAGTCCAGTCCTTCTGGTGTGGGGTGGTTGGGGGGTCTATGGAGCCTCCCTTAGAGGCTGGCCTGAGccaaccccccccctcccctgccaaccAGCTGGTGACCTGGCTAGGTGCTTCACCTCTGTGCTTGGCTAGCCCATCTGTAGCGACAGTAACCAGAGCCCCTCCCTCACAGGCTGGCCGGGATCATGCGTGGGGCACCCAGCACATAGCGAGCACTCAGTCTGGGGTTGGGGACCCCAGCACCCCCGGGAGGGGAGGCAACTGCGTGCTGCTGCCCAGCCATTCTTGACTCTTAGGCGAGCCCCTGAGCAAGCAGAGTCTCCAGTCGGTcgcctgctctgtgcccagtCAAGGTCAGCGgtcaagggcagaggcagagtgggACCCGCCCCGGTCAGCGGGACCGTGGTGGGCTCTGGGAGTGACTGCTCAGGGACCCAGGGCAGGCCTCTCTGCCTCTCAGGCCCCACCTCTCATCCATAAGGTCCTGAAAAATGCAGGGAAAAACCATCTTTCCCCACAAATACCATGTGGACCCTGCGCACCATGGCGTCCAACCTTAGTGGGGTCGGGAAGCCCGAATAGAATCTGATGGAAGGGTTGGACCTTTTCTCCACAAAGTTGCTCACAGACACATCCTTTTGCATCTGATTCAGGCTTTTATGGGCAGCCTGAAACTGACGGGCTGCCCAGAGGGTGAGGACCCAGGTCTCCACTccgaggcggggggaggggggacagccTCGTGGGTTGACTTTAGAGGGGCTGAGCTGACAGGTGCAGGGGATGGCCACCCACAGCCCTGCCTCCAGGACGGGAGACTAAGCCCACAGAGGGCCTGGGAGGACCCAAGGTCTGAGCTCGGGGAGCAGGagccacgccccccaccccctccccacggCTGCCCCTCCTGTTTACTTCCAGGGATTGCTCCCCTCCTTGTCCCTTCCCTGCCTGGCCCTCAGGGATGTTTGCTCAGTCCCAGCCACCTAGTCCAGTGAGGACGCCactgggcctggggcagggccacAGCTGGGCCTGGGACCTCTCATACTTTGCCTGGAGCTCGCAGAGTTCCTGTAACAGCACCTGCAGGTCCCTGTCCTTGTCGCTGCTAACGCTCCGGCCAGCCCCCTGGCTGGCGTCCACGGCCACCAGCATCGCCCCTCATCACCCCAGCGGGAGGACGAGGGCCACTTGGGCCAGGCGGGAAAACTGGTCAGCACTTTCTCTCCCGACTTTCCCAACAGCCCCCGGAAGCCAGGTCACGTTCCCAGTTCgtggaaaaggaaacagaggctcagagggggaCTGTGACCAGCTCAGGGACACACAGCAGGACTGGATCTGGACTTGAGGCTCACTGAAGCCAATGTCTGCGGTCTTCCAACAGGTGCTGGTTTCTCACAGCATTCAGGAGAGAGCCCCAGGGTCAGGGCTAGGGGCTGGCTCAGAAAGCAGTGTGCATGGGGTGGGGACACCTTGGTGGCCTATCCTACCCACCAGCCCTCCACCCATTTTGCATTCAGTGACATCACATACTCTGAGCGTGTAGAGAGCTCATCAAAGGAGCACGGAGGCTGAGGCAGACACTTTGAATGAGCTCATGGTCAGGCTGGGAAGGTGGCCTAGTTAACAGGTAGTTTCCACACGGCCTGGCAAAGAGCTCTGGACCATTTGCCTAAGTCTGGTTCCCGGTTATGGCCCAAAGGAGAAGAAAGTCTCCCTAAGCCTGCCATTCATTGGCCATCTGCTGGGCCAGCCACAGCATAGGggtggagcagggagagaaggggagaggttgCGTGGTCAGTCTCTCCAGCCCTGAGCATCAGACACTGGACATGAGCatagggaaggaggagggggcccAGGTGACTCATTCACAGCTCCAGGAGCTCAAAGCCATTGCCGCCGGGCCGTGACATCATAATGCTGGCCTCTGTCCTATGATGTGTCCATTGCAGGACCCACCTGTGAATGGAGGGCCACCTTCTCCGTGGCCTACCCCCACCTCCCTGGTTCAGTTCCCAAGGACAAGGGGGAGAGGCATCGGTGACCCCAGGGGGGGGTCTCAATTTTCTGTCCCTTCTCTCAGGCTGGTCAACTATAGGCAAGGTAGAGGTCATTCTTAAGGCCCCCACTTTGTGCGCTCCTGCGATCCCACTGGCGTGTCCCAGGACTCTCCCTTTTACCTCCTTCTACCTGATTGTGGGTGGCTGTAGCTCGAGCCCTTCCCCAGCGAGGGCGCTCAACAACCCAATAAGGCTCAGCTCTGCTTGTGGCTCAGAACCACacctggcccagggcaggggagggggcaaggtGAAGGAGGCTTCAGGCCCTCAACCTGGGACCTGCCCCTGCCTTCCGGCTTGGCCCTGGTGCCTGCGGTTGGGGCTGCTGGGCCTGTGGCCTTTGGGGGAGCTGGGCCCGGTGCCCATCCCCTGATACCCCAACTAGCCGTCGAGGCCTTCCCCAACAAAGGCCCCCATTCAGTCAGAGCCCCTGCGCAGGGGCAGGCATTGGGGCCTATCCTGGGACACACACATCAGCAGGCCATGGAGTCAGTCCCTGCCTGCCCAGGAGTCCCTGAGCAGGTCTCAAGGGAGCTGCCTCTGTCTGCCCTCCGTGGTTCTAGAGCCTCTCAAACATCTGATGAGCACCAACTGAGACATGAAGGTTCTGGCCTTGGGTTCATGCATGGGGAATGCTGGTACACACAGATGTCTGGGGTTCAGGGTTGCCCAGAGAGTCAGAACCGGCCTGGGGGGTtgctgggagggtgggaggagggctggaAGAAGTCCTCCGCAGAGCTGACAATGTCTGAGGTGGTTCCTGAGGATAAGAAGGAGCCAGGAAGTAAGGTGGGAAGCGTATTCCCGGCAGAAGAAACAGGTGGGATCAAGGTTCAGAGGCACAAAATAGCATCCGTGGCCGTGGGAGCTATAGGCAGATGCTTAGAGGTGAAGGTCGGGGAGGGGGTGGTGTGGCTGCCTCTGGAGAAGCCATCAGCAGGCACCAGGGTGTATGGGCCGGGCTCTCCAGCTGCCTGCAACAGAAACTAACAGGCTGCTCCGGGCAACAACAGCATCTGTGGAAGGTAGGAGGGAGGCCACAGAATCAGAAGAGCTAAAGACCCAGGCCTGGGGAACCCAAGGCTCAGGGCAGCCCTGGAGATCCAGGCAGCAGGAACTCATCAGGGGGGTACCTCCCCAGATGAACCCTCCCCTACACCTTGCCATCAGCCCCTCCATCCCCAAGAATCAAGGTCCTTAGAGAAGGCACCCAGTTGGCTGAGCCTGGTCATGTGCCCGCCCCTTGTCTTAGACTGACAGTCACATCATAGGCGCTGCTTTGGGGGATGGAAGTTTCCCAGAGCAAATCCCAGGCCCTTTGGCTGGAGGCTGGGCAATGGAGGCTGAGCAAGTGCTCAGCACACGGAGGCTCAGGGAAGCCCCGGGGAACTTGGGCTTCATCCTGAAGACAACAAGCCGCTGGAGGGTCCCAGCTGAAGGAGTGGCCTGGTCAGACTGGCATTTTGGAGCGTGCCCTCGGGCTCAGAGTGGAGGTGAGCCAAACATTTGTCAGGACACTTCTAATGTCATGTGGCATGCCACGAGGTCAGAGCTGTTCTTTcacagtggggaaactgaggcccagagagaaactTGCCCAAGTCCTCGCTGTTGGGAAATTGCTGAGCTGAGCTGTTAATCTAGAAAGTCTGGGAGGTTGGGTTGCTGGGACTTGGATACTGATCCAGTGGGGATCCCACAAGCCAGGACATAggacatattttaaatgtcaccCAGATATTCTTTACAGTTACAACTCTAAAAGGGTGAGAGGGACTGCTCTCAGAGAGACCCCATTAGTGCCTCTGGGCGTTGTATCTTCACCTGTCAAGGGCAGatgcctgtccctccccccggCCCTAAGCAGATGCAGGAACAGCCTGGCCAgacttcctctctccccagggcTCAAAAACCCTAGGACCGCATCTCCCTCTCATTTAGGGCCCTAAACGACTGGACCCAGTATGGCCACAGGCAGCAGGGGGTTGTGGGGAAGATGGAACAATTTACTTCCCagtaaggattttatttttggcCTCAAGTGTCCCACACCCACACAAGGCTGGGAGACAGACTGCGGCGGCTCTGGGAATATTTCTCCCTACCAGGCCCTAAAGAGCGATTCTGCCATGATTACCCGGGATTGACAGCTATTTTGGATCTACTGCTGCCTGGCGCTTTGCCTGGAGTCTCTCATTTACTTCTCAAAAAGCTCCTCCAAGGTCGTGGAAGCATGgctccattttgcagaggaggacaATGAGGGTCTATGGGGCAAAGGAACTTGCCGAGGCACCTGGCTAATAACTGGTAGCAGGATGGGCTCCATGATTCGTGGAGCCTAGTGCGACCTGAAAGTGATGGGctcctgatttaaaaaattaagaatttcaagacagcagTGGTGGGACACAAAACCAGTTATGGGCTCTTCTGAGCGCGGGCCGGGTGCATAGCTGCCCTGCAGGGATTTGACCTCATGCCTAGAGATTCCAGAACCTATTAGTTAACTCTACCCCTGCTCCTTTCCAAACTCCACCCCCTAGTCCACCTCAGAGCCTCTGCTGGGCTCtggctcttcctcttctcctcccaaCCCTACCCTCACCCAGCAGGCTGTAGACCCCACCCTTTCCTGATTAGGGGAAGCATTGGAGGCTGCCAGGAACTTTAGACCACAAAAGAAGATCCAGgtggagaaaagcagagggatgCACCTGGTGAGGGGCCAGGTCTCAGACCCcccatctcctctctcccctgggcTGTGGGGGAGGTAAATCCAAGACAAGGCTGTCTGTTCCAGAGAGCTGGGAACCTTGGGACCTGGGGGTACGCTTCAAGGGCAGAGACACAATTAAATGGCAATAGAACcccatttttttaagctttaacaAGGACTCCCGGGGCTGGAATTTGACCCCAGGGCTTGCGTCTCCCAGTGCAGCAAAGGGATGGCCAGATAAGGTCTTTGGCCCAGAATTCCAACCCTGCCTGCCCTGCAGCCCCAAACGTCCCCAAGAGGGACAAGACCAGCCCTTGGCCAGCCATAGGTGATGCTCAGGATGCAGAGTGAGGCTGTGCAGCCAAGCAGGGCTACcacctgtgtgaccttaggaaaagtacataacctctctgagcctcagaaacTAACAggctcctgggcggctcagtcggttgagcatctgactcttgatttcagctcaggtcgtgatctcagtgtcctgagattgagcctcatgtcaggctctgcactcagcatggaacctgcttgagattctctctctccctctccctctgtccctcccccacccccgtgtcatgcactcactctctctctcaaaataaataaataaaatctttttaaaaaagtaaataaatgtaaagtggagataattaCATTACCTAGAATGAAATGACATAATCTACATAGAACGCTTAGCTTCatctcatttttgtaaaaaaaaaatctgtgtgtgtctctgtgtgtctgtgtgcgtgcgtgcatagAAGAAAGTCTAGAAGGCTATGAATGAAATTTGTAGGCCTTATTTTAGGGGCAGGAGATGAGGGCAAACTTTTCTACCACCGTAACTCTGAGAACAgcaagcacctggcacataggTGTTCAATCAGCCTTAGTCTTGATTCCTGGCCCTCCGTCCTCACTCCCTTTGGGTTACAGTGGTGGTGACCCCTAGCACAGGACCCTTGTTAAGAGCCTCGCTGCTGGGGTTGGCTGGCAAAGTGACTTCAGGGAAGGGGCGCAGTGTGTGTGAAGCCTGGGTGTGGCTgtaagcaggggtggggggtgggggtgtggctctgggtgggggtgggtgcaaGGAAGACAAGCATGGCCTAATAATTCTGCCTGAATTTTGCCAAGACCCGGCACTGCTTAGTGTCCCACCCCCTTACTGAGCTAGGATCTCAGAGCTCTGTTCCtatcccctgcctcccacccgAGGGACTGAGAAGGCAGAGAACCAGAGTCGCCCAGGGCCCAGGAAGCAGTTCGATGATGGCTCTTCTTCTGAGGCCCCCAGCCCAGCTTCTGCCCTCCTCCCTACCCTGCACCCGGACAGGGTTCAGGTCCGAGAGCGGGGGATTTACCCCAGCAGGTCCTGAGACTCTCTGAGACCATCTTTGGGGCAGCTCTCTGAAGACTGGGTCCTcctgggagggaggacagagacgCTGGCCATGGCCCCAGGGGATCCAGCGGGGGCTGGACCTTCCGACGTCTATGATGGTAACAGCTTGGCTCCCCTTACTCCCACCTGCTGCATCTGGGAGGAACCGCCCTCCTGAGAAGAGGCGTGGGAAGGGGCTGCCCTGACCTGCGGCACCTAGGGCTGAGTGAGGGCAGCCAGGGACGGCATTAACCTTTCCTCTCAGTCCCCAGAAAGAATTTTCATGGCAACATGGggaaacactggggtgcaggggACAGAATGGACTTAGGAGCCCACAGACCTAGACTCATATCACACCTCTCCCACAAATCCATTGACTGGCCCACCCTGGTCCAAATCCTCCTCTCTCCAATGTGGGCCAACACAACGGCCTTCCTTGCTGGCCCTCCTGCTGTTCTGTCCCCAGCAGGCCATTCTCCACTCAGCAGAGGGCTCTCCTTCGAAAGCAAACCTAACCTCCCCATTTCTCTGCCCAAAACCAGTGCTATGCAGGTAAAAGTTTGACCATCAGCTGCCCAGGGGGCAAAGCCAGGATTTCCATGGCATAACCActccaccatggctgatttcaagctactaaTAGTTTACGGTCCTGCTTGCAAGAGTCCTGAAGATTTAACAAGTGACTCTCATGAGCTGCCATGAGCTGGCTGTAGCACCCCACTGTTTATAAAAtccaccaggggtgcctgggtggcacaggtggttaagcatctggctcttgcttgggttcaactcgggtcatgatctcagagttgtggggtcaagccccgAGTTTGAccccacgctcagcatggagtctgcctaaggtttccctctccctctgcccctctccctccactctctctaaaataaataaatacatctttaaaaaaaaaatcccccagtAACTACAAATGAAGTTCAAACCCTGGCTGACCAGATCCTAAATGGTCCACAGTGGCCATTACTCCCACATTAGTCTTAGTCTTCCC
This genomic interval carries:
- the CCDC197 gene encoding uncharacterized protein CCDC197, encoding MLVAVDASQGAGRSVSSDKDRDLQVLLQELCELQAKQRKLKREVEKHRLFEDYLIKVLEIIPKGRSVSLDLICRMRTHKGRCHSGETGHRGHVSLPGEPGPCQCPECGRRQVLEVLVYDLYKGDKTGYADRMNSSFMSLWCGHNEGEKTEEPEVVLVETMVEHYGQLFTISQDIQKHLEAFSEMNQVFHQRLESLEESHRALIPSLKIRLCQLQKRCHHEHKRWGQLGHRVTSQKDMDSYNNQLLDYLQMAINNMVQQCSPSAHSMPKSMGLFSKLDLIQEFMLDKMETVRYISLLMEPRVCWSGDSLKNPRRYPRYFRKRPRDQDLVPRTPLPGTQTSERPSSN